From a single Nissabacter sp. SGAir0207 genomic region:
- a CDS encoding metal-dependent hydrolase, with amino-acid sequence MLLVDSHCHLDSLNYQDLHTSVDDALTKAHQRGVKFFLAVATTLPGYSAMRELVGERPDVAFSCGVHPLNMEEEYEVETLRRLAADPRVVAMGETGLDYFYQKENLHVQQESFRNHIRIGRELNKPVIVHTRDAREDTLAILREEQAGECGGVLHCFTEDQATAKALLDLGFYISFSGILTFRNAEQIREAARYVPLDRILVETDSPYLAPVPHRGKENQPAYVRDVAEYMAVLKGVSLDELATATSENFSRLFHVNLPTLA; translated from the coding sequence ATGTTGTTAGTTGATTCGCATTGCCACCTTGATAGCCTGAACTATCAGGATCTCCATACCAGCGTCGATGACGCGCTGACCAAAGCGCACCAGCGCGGCGTGAAGTTCTTCCTGGCGGTGGCGACCACGCTGCCGGGCTACAGTGCCATGCGCGAGCTGGTTGGCGAGCGGCCCGATGTGGCCTTCTCCTGCGGCGTGCACCCGCTGAACATGGAGGAGGAGTATGAGGTGGAGACGCTGCGCCGCCTGGCCGCCGACCCGCGGGTGGTGGCGATGGGCGAAACCGGGCTGGACTACTTCTACCAGAAAGAGAACCTGCATGTGCAGCAGGAGTCGTTCCGCAACCATATCCGCATTGGCCGCGAGCTGAACAAACCGGTGATCGTGCACACCCGTGACGCGCGCGAAGACACGCTGGCGATCCTGCGTGAGGAGCAGGCTGGCGAGTGTGGCGGCGTGCTGCACTGCTTCACTGAGGATCAGGCCACCGCGAAGGCGCTGCTGGATCTGGGCTTCTACATCTCCTTCTCCGGCATCCTGACCTTCCGCAATGCCGAGCAGATCCGGGAGGCCGCGCGCTATGTGCCGCTTGACCGCATTCTGGTGGAGACGGACTCCCCCTATTTGGCACCGGTGCCGCACCGTGGCAAGGAGAACCAGCCAGCCTATGTGCGTGACGTCGCGGAGTACATGGCCGTGCTGAAGGGTGTTTCCCTCGACGAGCTGGCCACGGCTACCAGCGAAAACTTTTCTCGCCTGTTCCACGTCAATCTTCCCACCCTGGCCTAA
- the holB gene encoding DNA polymerase III subunit delta', translating to MNWYPWLNGPYRQLIGQYQAGRGHHALLIQAEEGNGADALVYGLSRWLLCQHPQGEKSCGECHSCRLMLAGNHPDWHVLAPEKGKSALGIDRVRQVIDSLYHHAQQGGAKVVWLAQAEGLTEAAANALLKTLEEPPEKTHFLLGCRSAARLLPTLRSRCSYWPLPTPPEALSSQWILRQQPAEAQSVATALKLSRGAPLAAAALLQPERWQQRQQLCRMLGELLPTRNLLALLPQLNHEDAAERLHWLSTLLLDALKWQQGAFHYLLNQDQQPLAAALAAAHSPGALQATLQAWLTCRHQLLTVTAVNRELLLTECLLGWEARLAAPTPSF from the coding sequence ATGAACTGGTATCCGTGGCTCAATGGCCCCTACCGCCAGCTGATTGGCCAGTATCAGGCCGGGCGTGGCCACCATGCGTTGCTGATTCAGGCCGAAGAGGGCAACGGGGCTGACGCGCTGGTCTACGGGCTGAGCCGCTGGTTGCTGTGCCAGCATCCACAGGGGGAGAAGAGCTGCGGCGAGTGCCACAGCTGCCGCCTGATGCTGGCTGGCAATCACCCGGACTGGCACGTGCTGGCACCGGAGAAGGGCAAAAGCGCGCTCGGCATCGACCGGGTGCGTCAGGTGATCGACTCGCTCTATCATCACGCCCAGCAGGGTGGGGCCAAGGTGGTGTGGCTGGCGCAGGCGGAGGGGCTGACGGAGGCCGCCGCCAACGCCCTGTTGAAGACGCTGGAGGAGCCGCCGGAGAAGACCCATTTCCTGTTGGGCTGCCGCAGCGCTGCCCGCCTGTTGCCAACGCTGCGCAGCCGTTGCAGCTACTGGCCACTGCCCACGCCACCGGAGGCACTGAGCAGCCAGTGGATCCTGCGCCAGCAGCCGGCGGAGGCGCAGAGCGTGGCCACGGCGCTGAAGCTGAGCCGCGGCGCGCCGCTGGCCGCCGCCGCGCTGTTGCAGCCAGAGCGCTGGCAGCAGCGCCAACAGCTGTGCCGGATGCTCGGCGAGCTGTTGCCCACGCGCAACCTGTTGGCACTCCTGCCGCAACTCAACCACGAGGATGCCGCCGAGCGGCTACACTGGTTGAGCACGCTGCTGCTGGATGCCCTGAAGTGGCAGCAGGGCGCGTTCCACTACCTGCTAAACCAAGACCAGCAACCGCTGGCGGCGGCACTGGCGGCGGCCCACTCGCCGGGCGCGTTGCAGGCGACCTTGCAGGCGTGGCTCACCTGCCGCCACCAGTTGCTGACGGTCACCGCCGTCAACCGCGAGCTGCTGCTGACGGAGTGCCTGCTCGGCTGGGAAGCCCGGCTCGCCGCGCCAACACCCTCCTTTTAA
- the tmk gene encoding dTMP kinase — protein sequence MNGKFIVIEGLEGAGKTTARDTVVAALHAAGITEIVFTREPGGTPLAEQLRTLIKQGIEGESLTAKAEVLMLYAARVQLVETVIKPALARGAWVVGDRHDLSSQAYQGGGRGIDPQMMAALRDVALGAFRPDLTLYLDLPPAVGLERARQRGALDRIEQESLDFFERTRARYQALAAEDARIRTIDAAQPLPQVSAQITAVLQQWLQQPGQGG from the coding sequence ATGAACGGCAAATTTATTGTGATTGAGGGGCTGGAGGGGGCTGGCAAAACCACTGCCCGCGATACCGTGGTGGCAGCGCTGCACGCCGCAGGCATCACCGAGATTGTCTTTACCCGTGAGCCGGGCGGCACACCGCTGGCGGAGCAACTGCGTACCCTGATCAAGCAGGGCATTGAAGGGGAGAGCCTGACCGCCAAGGCCGAAGTGCTGATGCTCTACGCGGCGCGCGTCCAGCTGGTGGAGACGGTGATCAAGCCAGCGCTGGCACGCGGCGCGTGGGTGGTGGGCGATCGCCATGACCTCTCCTCACAGGCGTATCAGGGTGGCGGGCGTGGCATTGACCCACAGATGATGGCCGCGTTGCGTGACGTGGCGCTGGGCGCATTTCGCCCTGACCTGACGCTCTACCTTGACCTGCCGCCAGCAGTGGGGCTGGAACGCGCGCGCCAGCGCGGTGCGCTGGATCGCATTGAGCAGGAGTCGCTGGACTTCTTCGAGCGCACCCGCGCCCGTTATCAGGCGCTGGCCGCCGAGGATGCGCGCATCCGCACCATTGATGCCGCCCAGCCGCTGCCACAGGTCTCCGCCCAGATTACCGCCGTGCTGCAACAGTGGCTGCAACAGCCGGGGCAGGGCGGATGA
- the mltG gene encoding endolytic transglycosylase MltG — protein MKNKRLKLLVVLAAALIAAAVFVYQSTEHFADQKLTIRQETIFTLPAGTGRTGLETLLNEQQVLAPSPWFAWLLRIEPSLANVKAGTFRFTPGMTVRQMLALLVSGKEAQFGIRFIEGLRLTDWLQVLQAAPYLKHELAGKDEAAIAAALGINAGEKVEGQLYPDTYLYTAGMSDLSLLKRAYARMQKSIAEIWAQRAPNLPYKTPNDLLTMASIIEKETAVSEERDEVASVFINRLRIGMRLQTDPTVIYGMGEAYNGNITRKDLETPTPYNTYVISGLPPSPIAMPSLASLQAAAHPAKTPYLYFVANGTGGHTFSTNLENHNKAVQHYREILKTSAGR, from the coding sequence ATGAAAAATAAGAGACTGAAGCTTCTCGTGGTACTGGCCGCGGCCCTGATTGCGGCGGCAGTGTTTGTCTACCAGAGCACGGAACACTTTGCCGACCAGAAACTGACCATCCGTCAGGAGACGATTTTTACCCTGCCAGCGGGAACAGGCCGCACTGGCCTGGAGACGCTACTGAACGAGCAACAGGTGCTGGCACCCAGCCCGTGGTTCGCTTGGCTGTTGCGTATTGAGCCTTCGCTGGCGAATGTCAAAGCTGGCACCTTCCGCTTTACGCCGGGGATGACCGTGCGACAGATGCTGGCGCTGTTGGTGAGCGGCAAAGAGGCGCAATTTGGCATTCGCTTTATTGAAGGACTGCGCCTGACCGACTGGTTGCAGGTGTTGCAGGCGGCCCCTTACCTGAAACATGAACTGGCGGGCAAGGATGAGGCCGCCATTGCCGCGGCGCTGGGCATCAACGCGGGCGAAAAAGTGGAGGGGCAACTCTACCCCGATACTTACCTCTACACCGCGGGCATGAGCGATCTCTCGCTGTTGAAACGTGCCTATGCGCGGATGCAGAAGAGCATCGCGGAGATTTGGGCACAGCGTGCGCCCAACCTGCCGTATAAAACGCCCAATGACCTGCTGACCATGGCTTCCATCATTGAGAAGGAGACCGCCGTCAGTGAGGAGCGTGATGAGGTGGCCTCGGTGTTTATCAACCGCCTGCGCATCGGGATGCGCCTGCAAACCGATCCGACCGTGATCTACGGCATGGGTGAGGCCTACAATGGCAACATCACCCGCAAGGATCTGGAGACGCCGACCCCCTACAACACCTATGTCATCTCCGGCCTGCCGCCCTCGCCGATCGCCATGCCGAGTCTGGCCTCGTTGCAAGCGGCGGCGCATCCGGCCAAAACGCCCTACCTCTACTTTGTGGCGAATGGCACCGGCGGGCACACTTTCAGCACCAACCTTGAGAACCACAACAAGGCGGTGCAACATTACCGTGAAATCCTGAAAACCAGTGCGGGGCGCTAA
- the pabC gene encoding aminodeoxychorismate lyase, which translates to MYWINGQPATTLPVSDRGMQFGDGCFTTARVQAGEVQWLTAHLARLHAGTTALRIEGVPWASLATEMQQAAAAQGEGVLKVVLTRGSGGRGYSPAGCQQPTRVVSTSAYPAHYHLWRERGITLAPSPVPLAQSPLLAGIKHLNRLEQVLIRMHLEQTTAEEALVLDTSGMLVECCAANLFWRQGRRVKTPDLRLSGVDGIMRQHILALLAERPEYQVEIVREPLAALAEADEVLVCNALMPLLPVKSAASWRYHSHTLYQALAPHC; encoded by the coding sequence ATGTATTGGATCAACGGCCAGCCCGCCACCACTCTGCCGGTCAGCGACCGGGGTATGCAGTTTGGCGATGGTTGCTTTACCACTGCCCGCGTACAGGCGGGGGAGGTGCAGTGGCTCACCGCCCATCTGGCGCGCCTGCACGCTGGCACAACGGCGCTCAGAATTGAGGGCGTGCCTTGGGCGTCACTGGCGACAGAGATGCAACAGGCCGCCGCCGCGCAGGGGGAGGGGGTATTGAAAGTGGTGCTGACGCGCGGCAGCGGCGGACGCGGCTACAGCCCAGCTGGCTGCCAGCAACCGACGCGCGTAGTCAGTACTTCTGCCTATCCCGCGCACTACCACCTCTGGCGTGAGCGTGGCATTACGCTGGCACCCAGCCCGGTGCCGCTGGCGCAAAGCCCGCTGCTGGCTGGCATCAAGCACCTCAACCGGCTGGAGCAAGTGTTGATTCGGATGCATCTTGAGCAGACAACCGCCGAGGAGGCGCTGGTGCTTGACACTTCCGGGATGCTGGTGGAATGCTGTGCGGCTAATTTATTTTGGCGTCAGGGCAGGCGGGTAAAGACGCCGGATCTACGCCTCTCAGGCGTGGACGGCATCATGCGCCAACATATTTTGGCGCTGCTGGCCGAGCGGCCAGAGTATCAGGTCGAGATTGTCCGGGAACCCCTCGCGGCGCTGGCGGAGGCGGACGAGGTACTGGTCTGCAACGCGTTGATGCCGCTGCTGCCGGTGAAGAGTGCGGCGTCATGGCGCTATCACTCCCATACCCTCTATCAGGCATTGGCCCCCCATTGTTAA
- the fabF gene encoding beta-ketoacyl-ACP synthase II encodes MSKRRVVVTGLGMLSPVGNTVESTWKSLLAGQSGISLIDHFDTTAYATRFAGLVKDFNCEDFISRKDARKMDAFIQYGVAAGIQAMQDSGIQVTEENATRFGAAIGSGIGGLGLIEENHTALVNGGPRKISPFFVPSTIVNMIAGHLSIMYGLRGPSISIATACTSGVHNIGHAARIIAYNDADVMLAGGAEKASTPLGVGGFGAARALSTRNDAPQAASRPWDRDRDGFVLGDGAGIMVLEEYEHAKKRGAKIYAEIVGFGMSSDAYHMTSPPEDGAGAAMAMKNALQDAGLTTSDIGYINAHGTSTPAGDKAEAQAVKSVFGDDAKRVMVSSTKSMTGHLLGAAGAVESIFTVLALRDQAVPPTINLDNPDEGCDLDFVPHEARQVKEMEYTLCNSFGFGGTNGSLVFRRV; translated from the coding sequence GTGTCTAAGCGTCGAGTTGTTGTGACCGGACTGGGCATGTTGTCTCCTGTCGGCAATACTGTAGAGTCCACGTGGAAATCTCTCCTTGCCGGTCAGAGCGGCATCAGCCTAATCGACCATTTCGATACTACTGCCTATGCAACGCGTTTTGCAGGCTTAGTAAAGGATTTTAACTGTGAAGACTTCATCTCGCGCAAAGATGCACGCAAGATGGACGCCTTCATCCAATACGGCGTTGCGGCCGGTATCCAGGCCATGCAAGATTCCGGTATTCAGGTCACGGAAGAGAACGCCACCCGCTTCGGGGCAGCTATTGGCTCCGGCATCGGCGGACTGGGCCTGATCGAAGAGAACCATACCGCGCTGGTCAATGGCGGCCCCCGCAAAATCAGCCCGTTCTTCGTGCCCTCCACCATCGTCAACATGATCGCCGGCCACCTGAGCATCATGTATGGCCTGCGTGGCCCGAGCATCTCCATTGCCACCGCCTGTACCTCTGGCGTGCACAACATCGGCCATGCTGCCCGTATCATCGCCTATAACGATGCGGACGTCATGTTGGCCGGCGGCGCAGAAAAAGCCAGTACCCCATTGGGTGTCGGCGGTTTCGGTGCGGCACGCGCGCTCTCCACCCGCAATGATGCCCCGCAGGCGGCCAGCCGTCCTTGGGATCGCGACCGTGACGGCTTTGTGCTGGGTGACGGCGCAGGCATCATGGTGCTGGAAGAGTATGAGCATGCGAAAAAACGCGGCGCGAAAATTTATGCAGAGATCGTCGGTTTCGGCATGAGCAGCGACGCTTACCACATGACCTCTCCGCCGGAAGATGGCGCAGGCGCGGCGATGGCGATGAAAAACGCCCTCCAGGATGCCGGCCTGACCACCTCTGACATCGGTTACATCAATGCCCACGGCACCTCCACCCCTGCGGGTGACAAGGCTGAAGCGCAGGCGGTGAAATCGGTGTTCGGTGACGACGCGAAACGTGTCATGGTCAGCTCCACCAAATCCATGACCGGCCACCTGCTGGGCGCGGCGGGTGCCGTGGAGTCAATCTTTACCGTACTGGCGTTGCGCGATCAGGCCGTGCCGCCGACCATCAACCTGGACAACCCGGATGAGGGCTGTGACCTGGACTTCGTGCCGCATGAGGCGCGTCAGGTGAAGGAGATGGAGTACACCCTGTGCAACTCGTTTGGCTTTGGCGGCACCAACGGCTCGTTGGTCTTCCGTCGGGTATAA
- the acpP gene encoding acyl carrier protein — protein MSTIEERVKKIIVEQLGVKQEEVTNNASFVDDLGADSLDTVELVMALEEEFDTEIPDEEAEKITTVQAAIDFIQASQQ, from the coding sequence ATGAGCACTATCGAAGAACGCGTTAAGAAAATCATCGTTGAACAGCTTGGTGTTAAGCAGGAAGAAGTTACAAACAACGCTTCTTTTGTTGATGACCTCGGCGCTGATTCTCTTGACACCGTTGAGCTGGTAATGGCTCTGGAAGAAGAGTTTGATACTGAGATTCCGGACGAAGAAGCTGAGAAGATCACTACTGTTCAAGCAGCCATTGATTTCATCCAGGCTAGCCAGCAGTAA
- the fabG gene encoding 3-oxoacyl-ACP reductase FabG, which produces MSFEGKIALVTGASRGIGRAIAETLVARGAKVIGTATSEKGAEAISAYLGENGKGLMLNVVDSASIDAVLATIRAEFGEIDILINNAGITRDNLLMRMKDDEWQDILDTNLTSVFRLSKAVMRAMMKKRFGRIITIGSVVGTMGNAGQANYAAAKAGLIGFSKSLAREVASRGITVNVVAPGFIETDMTQALTEDQRAGILAQVPASRLGEAKEIASAVAFLASDEAGYITGETLHVNGGMYMI; this is translated from the coding sequence ATGAGCTTCGAAGGAAAAATTGCCCTGGTCACTGGGGCAAGCCGCGGCATCGGCCGGGCTATCGCTGAGACGCTGGTCGCGCGCGGCGCCAAAGTTATCGGCACCGCAACCAGCGAAAAAGGGGCTGAAGCCATCAGCGCCTATCTGGGCGAGAACGGCAAGGGCCTGATGCTGAACGTGGTGGATTCTGCCTCAATTGATGCCGTACTGGCAACAATTCGTGCGGAATTCGGCGAGATCGATATTCTGATCAACAACGCCGGTATCACCCGTGACAACCTGTTGATGCGTATGAAAGATGATGAGTGGCAGGATATCCTGGACACGAACCTGACTTCCGTATTCCGCCTGTCAAAAGCGGTAATGCGCGCTATGATGAAAAAGCGTTTTGGCCGTATCATCACCATCGGTTCCGTCGTCGGCACCATGGGCAATGCAGGTCAGGCGAACTACGCGGCGGCTAAAGCGGGTCTGATTGGTTTTAGCAAATCTTTGGCACGTGAAGTTGCTTCACGTGGCATTACCGTCAACGTCGTGGCGCCCGGCTTTATTGAGACGGACATGACACAGGCGTTGACAGAAGATCAACGCGCAGGCATTTTGGCCCAGGTTCCGGCTAGCCGGCTTGGGGAAGCTAAAGAAATCGCCAGCGCTGTTGCTTTTTTAGCCTCTGATGAGGCTGGCTACATCACCGGTGAAACGTTACATGTCAATGGCGGCATGTATATGATTTAA
- the fabD gene encoding ACP S-malonyltransferase yields MTTFAMVFPGQGSQALGMLADLAAQYPIVEETFSQASAALGYDLWQLVQQGPAEELNKTWQTQPALLAASVAIWRVWQQQGGAMPTMLAGHSLGEYSALVCAGVLEFQEAIRLVELRGKLMQEAVPEGTGAMSAIIGLDNDAIAKACEASAEGQVVSPVNFNSPGQVVIAGNKEAVERANAACKAAGAKRALPLPVSVPSHCALMKPAAEKLAQALESVTFSAPAIPVVNNVDVKSETSPEAIRSALVRQLYSPVRWTESVEFMAANGVAHLIEVGPGKVLTGLTKRIVDTLTAAAVNDPASLSAALEQ; encoded by the coding sequence ATGACGACATTTGCAATGGTATTCCCTGGGCAGGGTTCCCAGGCGCTGGGTATGCTGGCTGACTTGGCCGCGCAGTATCCGATTGTGGAAGAGACCTTCTCCCAAGCCTCCGCGGCGCTGGGCTACGACCTGTGGCAGCTGGTTCAGCAGGGGCCAGCAGAAGAGCTGAACAAGACCTGGCAGACCCAGCCGGCACTGCTGGCGGCCTCTGTGGCCATCTGGCGCGTCTGGCAGCAGCAGGGCGGCGCGATGCCAACCATGCTGGCTGGCCACAGCCTGGGTGAGTACTCAGCGCTGGTGTGCGCTGGCGTGCTGGAGTTCCAGGAAGCGATCCGTCTGGTGGAACTGCGCGGCAAGCTGATGCAGGAAGCCGTGCCGGAAGGCACTGGTGCGATGTCCGCCATTATCGGCTTGGACAATGATGCCATTGCCAAGGCGTGTGAAGCGTCTGCGGAAGGGCAGGTGGTATCACCGGTCAACTTCAACTCCCCAGGCCAGGTCGTGATTGCCGGCAACAAAGAGGCCGTAGAGCGCGCCAATGCCGCCTGCAAAGCCGCTGGCGCGAAGCGCGCCCTGCCGCTGCCGGTCAGCGTGCCGTCCCACTGTGCGCTGATGAAGCCTGCCGCAGAGAAACTGGCGCAGGCGCTGGAGAGCGTGACCTTCTCCGCCCCAGCCATCCCGGTCGTCAACAACGTTGACGTGAAGAGCGAAACCTCGCCGGAAGCCATCCGCAGCGCGCTGGTTCGCCAGCTCTACAGCCCGGTTCGCTGGACCGAGAGCGTGGAGTTCATGGCCGCCAATGGCGTGGCGCACCTGATTGAAGTAGGGCCGGGCAAAGTATTGACCGGTCTGACCAAACGTATTGTTGACACCCTGACAGCGGCTGCGGTAAACGATCCGGCCAGCCTGTCGGCGGCGCTTGAACAATAA
- a CDS encoding beta-ketoacyl-ACP synthase III, with translation MYTKILGTGSYLPVHVRTNADLEKMVDTSDEWIVTRTGIRERRVADANETVSTMGFEAAQRALDMAGISKDDLGLIIVATTSASHAFPSAACQIQQMLGVKDAAAFDLAAACAGFTYALSVADQYVKSGAVRHALVIGSDVLTRTLDPQDRGTVILFGDGAGAVVLGASEEPGILSTHLHADGSYGNLLTLPHHNRQSPDTPAYLTMTGNEVFKVAVTELAHIVDETLAANNLDRSELDWLVPHQANLRIISATAKKLGMSMDNVVVTLDRHGNTSAASVPSALDEAVRDGRIQRGQLVLLEAFGGGFTWGSALVRF, from the coding sequence ATGTATACTAAGATTCTCGGTACGGGGAGCTATTTACCCGTACACGTGCGTACTAACGCCGACCTTGAAAAAATGGTGGATACCTCCGACGAATGGATCGTCACCCGCACCGGTATCCGTGAGCGCCGTGTGGCCGACGCCAACGAGACCGTCTCGACGATGGGTTTCGAAGCGGCGCAGCGCGCGCTGGACATGGCTGGCATCAGCAAAGATGACCTGGGCCTGATCATTGTCGCCACCACCTCCGCCAGCCATGCCTTCCCCAGCGCCGCCTGCCAGATCCAGCAAATGCTGGGTGTCAAAGACGCAGCGGCGTTTGACCTGGCCGCTGCCTGTGCCGGCTTCACCTACGCCCTGAGCGTGGCTGACCAGTATGTCAAAAGCGGCGCCGTGCGCCACGCGCTGGTCATTGGCTCCGATGTGCTGACCCGTACCCTTGACCCGCAGGATCGCGGCACCGTGATCCTGTTCGGTGACGGCGCGGGCGCCGTGGTGTTGGGCGCCTCGGAAGAGCCGGGTATCCTCTCCACCCACCTGCATGCCGATGGCAGCTACGGCAACCTGCTGACCCTGCCGCACCACAACCGCCAAAGCCCGGACACCCCGGCTTACCTGACTATGACCGGCAATGAGGTCTTCAAGGTGGCGGTGACGGAACTGGCGCACATCGTGGATGAGACGCTGGCGGCCAATAACCTCGACCGCAGCGAGCTGGACTGGCTGGTGCCGCATCAGGCTAATCTGCGCATTATCAGCGCGACCGCCAAGAAGCTGGGCATGAGCATGGACAACGTGGTGGTGACGCTTGACCGTCACGGCAATACGTCCGCGGCCTCCGTGCCCTCCGCTCTGGATGAAGCGGTGCGCGACGGGCGCATCCAGCGCGGCCAATTGGTGCTGCTGGAGGCCTTCGGTGGCGGTTTCACCTGGGGCTCGGCACTGGTTCGTTTCTAA
- the plsX gene encoding phosphate acyltransferase PlsX: MACLTLALDAMGGDFGPSVTVPASLQALASNPELNLLLVGDPDAISPHLHKTDPSLLTRLRVIPAESVIASDAKPSQAIRNSRGSSMRLALELIKQGEAQGCVSAGNTGALMGLAKLVLKPLTGIERPALMSVLPNQQRSKTVVLDLGANVACDSTMLVQFAVMGAVMAEEVVGIAQPRVALLNIGEEETKGLDNIREAAAVLKRTPTINYIGYLEGNDLLTGKTDVLVCDGFVGNVTLKTMEGVIRLFLSLLKSSGEGKRKAWWVTLLGRWLQKRVAKRFGHLNPDQYNGACLLGLRGTVIKSHGAANQRAFAVAIEQAVQAVQRQVPERIAARLEAVLPKSD; this comes from the coding sequence TTGGCTTGTCTGACCCTCGCGTTAGATGCAATGGGCGGGGATTTCGGTCCGTCCGTCACAGTGCCTGCTTCATTGCAGGCACTGGCCTCCAATCCAGAGCTAAACCTTCTTTTAGTCGGTGATCCCGACGCGATTTCGCCCCATCTGCACAAAACCGATCCGTCTTTATTGACGCGCTTGCGGGTCATTCCTGCTGAATCGGTGATAGCCAGTGATGCCAAGCCGTCACAGGCGATCCGCAACAGCCGCGGCAGCTCAATGCGCCTGGCGCTGGAGCTGATCAAGCAGGGGGAAGCGCAGGGGTGCGTCAGCGCAGGCAACACCGGCGCGCTGATGGGATTGGCCAAGCTGGTGCTCAAACCCTTGACGGGTATTGAACGGCCAGCGCTGATGAGCGTACTGCCCAATCAGCAACGCAGTAAGACCGTGGTGCTCGACCTTGGCGCCAATGTGGCGTGCGATAGCACGATGCTGGTCCAGTTCGCTGTGATGGGGGCCGTCATGGCGGAAGAGGTGGTCGGCATAGCGCAACCCCGGGTGGCATTGCTCAACATCGGGGAAGAAGAGACCAAAGGCCTGGATAATATCCGCGAAGCCGCCGCCGTGCTAAAAAGAACGCCCACAATAAACTATATAGGCTATCTTGAAGGCAACGACTTGCTGACTGGCAAGACGGATGTCCTGGTGTGTGACGGCTTCGTGGGTAACGTCACCCTGAAGACCATGGAAGGTGTGATAAGACTCTTTTTGTCACTCCTCAAATCCTCTGGCGAAGGGAAGCGGAAAGCCTGGTGGGTAACACTGCTGGGCAGATGGTTACAGAAACGCGTGGCAAAGCGGTTCGGTCATTTGAACCCTGACCAGTATAATGGCGCATGTCTGTTAGGATTGCGGGGCACTGTTATCAAAAGCCACGGCGCAGCGAATCAACGAGCATTTGCTGTCGCGATTGAACAGGCTGTGCAGGCGGTGCAGCGGCAGGTCCCTGAACGTATTGCCGCGCGCCTTGAGGCTGTATTACCCAAGAGTGACTGA
- the rpmF gene encoding 50S ribosomal protein L32 → MAVQQNKPTRSKRGMRRSHDALTTTTLSVDKTSGETHRRHHITADGYYRGRKVI, encoded by the coding sequence ATGGCCGTACAACAGAATAAACCAACCCGTTCCAAGCGTGGCATGCGTCGTTCTCACGATGCTCTGACCACCACCACTCTGTCTGTGGACAAAACGTCTGGTGAAACCCACCGTCGTCACCACATCACTGCCGACGGTTACTACCGCGGTCGCAAGGTTATCTGA
- the yceD gene encoding 23S rRNA accumulation protein YceD, with amino-acid sequence MQKVKLPLTIDAVRTAQKRLDYSGVYSPEQVTRVADSVVSVDSDVQTSLSFNIDNQRLAVISGTSDVTVTLECQRCGKPFEHHVHATYCFSPVVSDEQAEALPEAYEPIDVDEFGEVDLLAMIEDEIILSLPVVPVHDSEHCEVSDADMVFGKLPEEAEKPNPFAVLASLKKK; translated from the coding sequence ATGCAAAAGGTAAAATTACCCTTGACCATTGATGCGGTTCGTACCGCCCAGAAGCGTTTAGACTACTCCGGTGTCTACTCGCCTGAGCAGGTAACACGAGTTGCCGATTCCGTGGTCAGTGTGGACAGTGACGTACAGACCTCTCTGTCGTTCAACATTGATAACCAGCGACTGGCTGTGATCTCCGGGACATCGGATGTGACAGTGACGCTGGAGTGTCAACGTTGCGGCAAGCCGTTTGAGCATCACGTTCACGCAACGTATTGTTTCAGCCCGGTCGTCAGTGATGAGCAGGCTGAGGCATTGCCGGAAGCCTACGAACCGATCGACGTCGACGAGTTTGGCGAAGTTGATCTGTTGGCAATGATTGAAGATGAAATCATTCTTTCACTGCCGGTGGTTCCGGTACATGATTCTGAACACTGTGAAGTGTCCGACGCGGACATGGTCTTCGGTAAACTGCCTGAAGAGGCGGAGAAACCCAACCCATTTGCCGTATTAGCCAGTTTAAAGAAAAAGTAA